In Streptomyces sp. NBC_00704, a genomic segment contains:
- a CDS encoding lamin tail domain-containing protein, translating to MQISAVVYDSPGRDDHSNRSLNKERVQLVNPTRHAVNLDGWTLAGGDGAAYTFHHYRLAARTTVRVHTGKGRDTRDDLYQNRRDYVWDNASGTATLRDDHGRLVDASSWGHARHRHGRH from the coding sequence GTGCAGATCTCAGCCGTCGTCTACGACTCACCGGGACGCGACGACCACTCCAACCGCTCGCTGAACAAGGAGCGGGTGCAACTGGTCAACCCCACACGCCATGCGGTCAACCTCGACGGCTGGACCCTCGCCGGCGGGGACGGCGCCGCCTACACCTTCCACCACTACCGCCTGGCCGCCCGCACCACGGTCCGCGTCCACACCGGCAAGGGCCGCGACACCCGCGACGACCTCTACCAGAACCGCCGTGACTACGTCTGGGACAACGCCTCCGGCACCGCCACCCTGCGCGACGACCACGGCCGCCTCGTCGACGCCTCCTCCTGGGGCCACGCCCGCCACCGCCACGGCCGCCACTGA
- a CDS encoding lasso peptide biosynthesis B2 protein yields the protein MTRLNVPGHVHESVAPHGGSVLLDVRSGHCFAMNPIARTLWREWRRCEDFDAGVGVLTAHYPAPQHDRIRADARRLADDLISRGLLTADRPQLAPDPLPPRARSSAPSASTEPGEPSPQGSPKAAVRMMAAAPLGHRDARGRRNLAAAVAGLAGLLVALFLIRLPFRALARVLDRSVRGRGGREATPQEAAAALAAVRTAAAYYPGRAACLEESLATLAVLAFRGRRAVWCIGAADDPFRFHAWVEARGVRVTPAGEYDEADFRRVLSF from the coding sequence GTGACCCGACTGAACGTGCCCGGCCATGTGCACGAGAGCGTCGCACCGCACGGCGGAAGCGTGCTTCTGGACGTGCGTTCCGGTCACTGCTTCGCGATGAACCCCATCGCGCGCACCCTGTGGCGGGAATGGCGTCGTTGCGAGGACTTCGACGCCGGGGTCGGCGTACTCACGGCCCACTACCCCGCACCGCAGCACGACCGGATCCGCGCGGACGCCCGGCGACTCGCGGACGACCTGATCAGCCGCGGTCTGCTCACCGCGGACAGACCGCAGCTCGCGCCGGACCCCCTTCCCCCGCGAGCGCGATCGTCGGCGCCGAGCGCGTCCACCGAACCCGGTGAGCCCTCACCTCAGGGCTCGCCGAAGGCGGCGGTGCGAATGATGGCAGCCGCCCCGCTCGGACACCGCGACGCACGAGGACGCCGCAACCTGGCGGCGGCAGTCGCCGGTCTGGCCGGGCTCCTGGTCGCCCTCTTCCTGATCCGGCTCCCGTTCCGCGCTCTCGCGCGCGTCCTGGACCGGAGCGTTCGAGGACGGGGCGGGCGAGAAGCCACGCCGCAGGAGGCGGCGGCCGCCTTGGCCGCTGTCCGCACCGCCGCGGCGTACTACCCGGGGCGGGCCGCGTGCCTGGAGGAGTCACTGGCCACTCTCGCCGTGCTGGCGTTCCGCGGACGGCGTGCGGTGTGGTGCATCGGCGCCGCAGACGACCCGTTCCGCTTTCATGCATGGGTGGAGGCGCGAGGGGTTCGCGTCACGCCGGCGGGCGAGTACGACGAGGCGGACTTTCGTCGTGTCCTCTCCTTCTGA
- a CDS encoding albusnodin/ikarugamycin family macrolactam cyclase, producing the protein MSTPDASLPATESREHVPAPRAPRDPAIAGVLSPTGSPLPPPGTAALGAVRVWPGEGPLWSWGPWHPRELRTAACARARLVAVGQCLADTATMRRDLERSAADGHWERLTRWPGAYLLVVMHDQGRLTAYTDPAGQFPLYYARHGDRTVLSTRATTAALLAGTADTADPTTLAAHIVCPTVPELTEGHTTLAGVRHLGGGQVLRIDPSGSLRRGTYACLDSGHGGAGFAETAERLRSALTDSVSLRAAGSTRVTADFSGGLDSTSLAVLAARASHQPLDAFVYHHPEAPAGDLEHALAHAATTPDIRLHVTRGSRTSLPYSGMDAEGPTDQPDPAAVIGARLRLRLDHIADGGRAVHLTGEGGDALLTAPPSWLGDLPAADGLRRLVRDGRALARMRKISPAHTVLRALRLARTSKPQAFEDLALQLEQPARHEANWLDAVAWWAPPGPEAAWLTTRMRRRLAELARDCARSADSDPALATTPASRAVLHEVRNSAAVQRQLVDRARPLGIWPHAPFLDGDVVRACLSLPLPHRTDPFTVKPLLAAALAGLVPEAVLQRRTKGDYSAENYRGARLSAEDIRARLAASPLADLGVIEPSRVIASLERAVAGLSAPFPALNRLLGEDIWLASRAGGKEPT; encoded by the coding sequence ATGTCCACGCCCGATGCATCCCTCCCCGCGACGGAGAGCCGGGAGCACGTCCCCGCCCCGCGCGCGCCACGCGACCCCGCCATCGCGGGCGTTCTCTCGCCCACCGGTTCCCCCCTGCCACCGCCCGGCACGGCAGCGCTGGGAGCAGTCAGGGTGTGGCCCGGCGAAGGCCCCTTGTGGTCGTGGGGGCCGTGGCACCCGCGCGAGCTGCGTACCGCTGCGTGCGCGCGTGCCCGCCTGGTCGCCGTGGGCCAGTGCCTCGCCGACACGGCGACCATGCGGCGGGACCTGGAGCGCTCAGCGGCGGACGGCCACTGGGAACGGCTGACGCGGTGGCCCGGCGCGTATCTGCTCGTCGTCATGCACGACCAGGGACGGCTCACCGCCTACACCGACCCGGCGGGACAGTTCCCTCTCTACTACGCGCGGCACGGAGACCGCACGGTGCTGTCCACACGTGCCACGACCGCGGCACTCCTGGCGGGAACCGCCGACACCGCCGACCCGACCACCCTCGCCGCACACATCGTGTGCCCCACGGTCCCCGAACTCACCGAAGGCCACACCACGTTGGCCGGCGTCCGGCACCTCGGCGGCGGGCAGGTGCTGCGCATCGACCCCTCGGGCAGCCTCCGCCGCGGCACCTACGCATGCCTGGACTCCGGCCACGGCGGCGCAGGATTCGCGGAGACCGCCGAGCGGCTGAGGTCGGCACTGACCGACTCCGTGTCGCTGCGCGCCGCCGGTTCCACCCGTGTGACCGCCGACTTCAGCGGCGGACTGGACTCGACGTCACTGGCCGTCCTCGCCGCCCGCGCCTCGCACCAGCCACTGGACGCCTTCGTCTACCACCATCCCGAAGCCCCGGCCGGCGACCTCGAACACGCCCTCGCCCACGCCGCGACGACCCCGGACATCCGGCTGCACGTGACCCGCGGCAGCCGGACCTCACTGCCCTACAGCGGAATGGACGCCGAAGGGCCGACGGACCAGCCCGACCCGGCAGCGGTGATCGGCGCACGGCTGCGGCTGCGCCTGGACCACATCGCGGACGGCGGCCGCGCCGTTCACCTGACCGGGGAAGGCGGCGACGCCCTCCTCACCGCACCGCCCTCCTGGCTCGGCGACCTGCCGGCAGCCGACGGCCTGCGCCGACTCGTGCGCGACGGCCGCGCTCTGGCCCGCATGCGCAAGATCTCCCCTGCTCACACGGTCTTACGAGCCCTACGCCTCGCCCGCACGTCGAAGCCTCAAGCCTTCGAAGACCTGGCCCTCCAGCTGGAACAACCGGCGCGGCACGAAGCGAACTGGCTGGACGCGGTCGCCTGGTGGGCCCCGCCCGGCCCGGAGGCGGCCTGGCTCACCACCCGCATGCGCCGCCGACTGGCCGAACTCGCACGCGACTGCGCCCGGTCCGCCGACTCCGACCCGGCCCTCGCGACGACGCCGGCTTCCCGCGCCGTCCTCCACGAGGTGCGCAACTCGGCCGCGGTGCAGCGCCAACTCGTCGACAGAGCACGCCCGCTGGGCATCTGGCCCCATGCGCCCTTTCTCGACGGCGACGTCGTCCGCGCCTGCCTGAGCCTGCCCCTGCCGCACAGGACGGACCCCTTCACCGTCAAGCCGCTGCTGGCGGCCGCATTGGCCGGGCTGGTGCCCGAGGCCGTGCTGCAAAGAAGAACCAAGGGGGACTACTCCGCCGAGAACTACAGAGGCGCCCGCCTGTCCGCGGAGGACATCCGCGCGCGACTCGCCGCTTCACCGCTGGCCGACTTGGGCGTGATCGAGCCGTCACGGGTCATCGCCTCCCTCGAGCGTGCGGTCGCCGGACTCTCGGCCCCCTTCCCCGCGCTCAACCGCCTGCTGGGCGAAGACATATGGCTGGCGTCGCGCGCCGGCGGAAAGGAGCCGACGTGA
- a CDS encoding lasso RiPP family leader peptide-containing protein: protein MTHKPAAASWCARAREESVSAEHAVRTGEVASPYRLAEYESPVLVDLGHIREVTLGSSPNGNADANAQYYW, encoded by the coding sequence ATGACCCACAAACCTGCCGCTGCATCGTGGTGCGCACGGGCGCGCGAGGAATCCGTCAGCGCGGAGCACGCGGTGCGGACCGGTGAAGTGGCGTCACCGTACCGGTTGGCGGAGTACGAATCCCCGGTGCTCGTCGACCTCGGTCACATCCGCGAGGTGACGCTCGGCAGTTCACCCAATGGCAATGCGGACGCCAACGCCCAGTACTACTGGTAG
- a CDS encoding ROK family transcriptional regulator: MLLAVAIKAGTQVDIARRTMLSPATVSVAVRELAAAGLVPDAKTEGKGRGGKVSLVPVDDVGVGVHVGFNHTTVVARRLDREFDQVSVRVSSQGVSKGWHRALPEVKEMIEEAIEGTGRAPADVLSLGIAVPRMIDPRTGAFTPPVLPPWRPGDDPADDLGAWLGVRAVIDNDANLGALAEQTYGTRENAETVVYVKASTGVGAGIIVHNSVLRGHRGMAGEIGHLTVDPDGTVCQCGGRGCLETVMGADALIAQVRAAHTRNSASGPETLEQVIKAADERDAVCMRVIQDAGRRLGHSLAQLCNMLNPDLVVVGGKLAETRLLLDGCNESLHRFALPGAVADGGAFTLALSELGTRAESQGALVLGLRGQENAGSAPAQHPAPSA, encoded by the coding sequence GTGCTGCTCGCTGTCGCGATCAAAGCGGGTACCCAGGTCGACATCGCGCGGCGCACGATGCTTTCGCCGGCCACCGTGTCGGTCGCGGTGCGGGAACTGGCCGCCGCCGGGCTCGTGCCCGACGCCAAGACGGAAGGGAAAGGCCGCGGCGGAAAGGTCTCCCTGGTGCCGGTCGACGACGTCGGCGTGGGCGTCCACGTCGGGTTCAACCACACCACGGTGGTCGCCCGCAGGCTCGACAGGGAATTCGACCAGGTGAGCGTCCGGGTCAGCTCGCAAGGCGTCAGCAAGGGCTGGCACCGGGCGCTGCCCGAGGTCAAGGAGATGATCGAGGAAGCCATCGAGGGGACGGGCCGGGCACCGGCCGATGTGCTGTCCCTCGGCATCGCCGTCCCGCGAATGATCGATCCGCGCACCGGCGCGTTCACCCCGCCGGTCCTGCCTCCGTGGCGGCCGGGCGACGACCCGGCCGACGACCTGGGCGCCTGGCTGGGCGTGCGCGCCGTCATCGACAACGACGCCAACCTCGGCGCCCTCGCGGAACAGACGTACGGCACCCGGGAGAACGCCGAGACGGTCGTCTACGTGAAGGCGTCGACCGGGGTCGGCGCCGGCATCATCGTGCACAACAGCGTGCTGCGCGGCCACCGGGGCATGGCCGGGGAGATCGGCCATCTCACCGTGGATCCGGACGGAACGGTGTGCCAGTGCGGCGGGAGAGGCTGCCTGGAGACGGTGATGGGAGCCGACGCCCTGATCGCCCAGGTCCGTGCCGCACACACCCGCAACAGCGCCTCGGGACCCGAGACGCTGGAGCAGGTCATCAAAGCGGCCGACGAGCGGGACGCGGTCTGCATGCGGGTGATCCAGGACGCGGGCCGCCGCCTCGGCCATTCGCTCGCCCAGCTGTGCAACATGCTCAACCCCGACCTCGTCGTCGTCGGCGGAAAGCTCGCCGAGACCCGACTGCTGCTGGACGGCTGCAACGAGTCCCTGCACCGCTTCGCGTTGCCCGGCGCGGTCGCCGACGGCGGTGCCTTCACTCTCGCGCTGAGCGAACTCGGCACCCGGGCCGAATCACAAGGGGCCCTCGTCCTGGGACTGCGCGGCCAGGAGAACGCGGGAAGCGCCCCGGCACAGCACCCGGCGCCTTCGGCGTAG